Genomic DNA from Paucilactobacillus hokkaidonensis JCM 18461:
TTCGTAATACAGTCATTTTTGTGGTCGGGGTAGTACCGGCAACTGTCATTTTATCGTTAGGGATTGCCCTGCTGTTAAACCGCATTAAATTATTAAATGGCTTTTTTCGGACTATTTATTTTTTGCCCTTTGTAACCTCAACCGTGGCAATTTCGCTGGTTTGGAACTGGATCTTCCACCTAGATAATGGCTTATTAAATCATCTGCTGGGCTGGTTAGGAGTTCAACCAATTGATTGGTTGAATGATCCGCACTACTCGCTGATGGCACTAATCATTGTTTGTATCTGGCGGGGATTGGGGTTCAATATTATTTTATTTCTGGCTGGTCTCAACAATATTGATCATCGCTACTACCGGGCAGCTAGTGTCGACGGTGCTAGTGAGCGGCAACGATTTACTAATATTACGTTACCGTTATTAACACCGATGACTATCTTAGTTACTGTCAATGCAATTATCGGCAGTTTTAAAGTGTTCGATCAAGTTTACGCCCTATTTCATGGGACTGCTGGACCGGCTAACGCCGACTTGACGATGATGTATTATTTGTATCAAAAATTTTACGTTGAAGGTCAATATCCGGTCGCGGCTGCTAGTGGAATAGTGTTATTTGGGTTCATCGCGATCGTGACCGCGCTGGCATGCTGGTATTTTAAGCGTCACGCCGCGTTGTTAGGCGGTGATCAACGATGAGTAAGATATATAAAGCTGGAATTAGTTACATTTTACTAGCGCTCGGGGCTGTGATCATGCTATTACCGTTTGTGTGGATGCTGGTTACCAGTTTACAGACCCAAGCTGAAACAATGGCTGTACCGCCAGTGTGGTTGCCAAAATCACTACGGTGGGTTAATTATCTGCTGGCGTGGCATGCTGCACCATTTGCGCGTTACTGTCTTAACTCACTGATCGTGACATTGATTACAACGTTAGGCCAGTTATTTACCAGTATTCTGGCCGCATTTGCTTTCACATATTTAAAATTTTACGGACGTCGGATATTGTTTGCACTCTTAATCGCACTGATGATGATACCAGGTGAACTACTGTTAATACCAAACTACATCACGCTAGCCCATTTGCATTGG
This window encodes:
- a CDS encoding carbohydrate ABC transporter permease; this encodes MINAKPSFKSTLRALLYLAPLLIITITFTVWPLISSFLMAFYTKYNYFTNKVSAMGTANFTYLWHDPDFHLAVRNTVIFVVGVVPATVILSLGIALLLNRIKLLNGFFRTIYFLPFVTSTVAISLVWNWIFHLDNGLLNHLLGWLGVQPIDWLNDPHYSLMALIIVCIWRGLGFNIILFLAGLNNIDHRYYRAASVDGASERQRFTNITLPLLTPMTILVTVNAIIGSFKVFDQVYALFHGTAGPANADLTMMYYLYQKFYVEGQYPVAAASGIVLFGFIAIVTALACWYFKRHAALLGGDQR